One window from the genome of Gemmatimonadota bacterium encodes:
- a CDS encoding DUF3341 domain-containing protein has translation MAARHSSGSEDTRLSGYLVEFETPGGLLRACEEVRDHGFSRWDAHSPFPVHGLDAAMGLKPTILPWVVAGGGATGCGLGLLLQWWTNAHDYPFLISGKPFFGIPAVIPVTFELTILLSAFGAFFGMLLLNGFPRFHHAVFSSQRFRRVTQDRFFISVEARDPKFDANGTKAFLSTLGGTRVERLEG, from the coding sequence ATGGCCGCCCGTCACTCCTCTGGTAGCGAAGACACCCGTCTGTCCGGGTACCTCGTCGAGTTTGAAACGCCCGGCGGACTGCTTCGCGCGTGCGAGGAAGTCCGTGACCATGGCTTCTCCCGGTGGGACGCGCACTCGCCGTTCCCGGTGCATGGACTGGACGCAGCCATGGGGCTCAAGCCGACGATCCTCCCGTGGGTCGTGGCCGGTGGTGGTGCCACAGGCTGCGGCCTGGGGCTTCTCCTCCAATGGTGGACGAACGCGCACGACTATCCCTTCCTGATCAGCGGGAAGCCGTTCTTCGGCATCCCGGCCGTGATCCCGGTGACCTTTGAGTTGACCATTCTGCTGTCTGCATTCGGCGCATTCTTCGGAATGCTTCTCCTGAACGGATTTCCACGGTTTCACCACGCCGTCTTCTCCAGCCAGCGGTTCCGGCGAGTGACGCAGGATCGCTTCTTCATCAGCGTGGAAGCACGAGATCCCAAGTTTGATGCGAACGGGACCAAGGCGTTCCTCAGCACCCTGGGCGGAACCCGGGTCGAAAGACTGGAGGGCTGA